In Deinococcus maricopensis DSM 21211, one genomic interval encodes:
- a CDS encoding TerD family protein produces the protein MPVSLTKGGNVSLTKEAPGLKKIVVGLGWDVRKTDGADFDLDAMVFLVNDQGKVRSDADFVFFNNKQSADGTVVHAGDNRTGAGEGDDETIQINLESVAADVQKIVTAVVIYDGPNRKQNFGMVERAYIRVLNGDGGTEIARYDLTEDGGTVTAMIFGEVYRHNGEWKFKAIGQGYDAGFEALVRSYGVNA, from the coding sequence ATGCCCGTATCCCTGACCAAAGGCGGCAACGTCAGCCTCACCAAGGAAGCCCCCGGCCTCAAGAAGATCGTCGTGGGTCTCGGCTGGGACGTCCGCAAGACCGACGGCGCCGACTTCGACCTGGACGCCATGGTGTTCCTCGTGAACGACCAAGGCAAGGTCCGCAGCGACGCCGACTTCGTGTTCTTCAACAACAAGCAGAGCGCGGACGGCACCGTCGTCCACGCCGGCGACAACCGCACCGGCGCCGGCGAGGGCGACGACGAAACCATCCAGATCAACCTGGAGAGCGTCGCCGCCGACGTGCAGAAAATCGTCACGGCCGTCGTCATCTACGACGGTCCCAACCGCAAGCAGAACTTCGGCATGGTCGAACGCGCCTACATCCGCGTGCTGAACGGCGACGGCGGCACCGAAATCGCCCGCTACGACCTCACCGAGGACGGCGGCACCGTCACCGCCATGATCTTCGGCGAGGTGTACCGCCACAACGGCGAGTGGAAGTTCAAGGCCATCGGACAGGGGTACGACGCGGGCTTCGAAGCCCTCGTCCGCAGCTACGGCGTCAACGCCTGA
- a CDS encoding DMT family transporter — MLLLALSILAEVLGTSALRASEGFTRFLPGVVVVLGYGTAFTLMSRVLTQLPMGFTYAVWSGVGTALTALIGWVYFRDAFQWGALGGIALIIAGVVVLNASGGARH, encoded by the coding sequence ATGCTGCTTCTCGCCCTCAGCATCCTTGCGGAGGTGCTCGGCACCAGCGCCCTGCGCGCCAGCGAAGGCTTCACGCGCTTCCTGCCGGGCGTCGTGGTGGTCCTCGGGTACGGCACGGCCTTCACGCTCATGAGCCGCGTCCTCACACAGCTCCCCATGGGCTTCACGTACGCCGTGTGGAGCGGCGTCGGCACGGCCCTCACCGCCCTGATCGGCTGGGTGTACTTCCGCGACGCGTTCCAGTGGGGCGCGCTGGGCGGCATCGCGCTCATCATTGCCGGCGTCGTCGTCCTGAACGCCAGCGGCGGCGCCCGCCACTGA
- a CDS encoding TetR/AcrR family transcriptional regulator: MARSSNREALLDAAARVLTRGAQHLTLDTVAREAGVSKGGLLYHFPSKDALALALLHRELDAFDAALDAHIAADPDTHGAFTRAYLNLSLTPNPHLGPLFTLAAQNLGDDLLTPIRARYATYRARTEADGVPGAVAHLIVHAADGLWFTDLLGLAPLTATQRADLHAFALDLLHRGRPT; encoded by the coding sequence ATGGCTCGATCCTCCAACCGCGAGGCCCTGCTGGACGCCGCCGCACGCGTCCTGACGCGCGGGGCGCAGCACCTCACCCTCGACACCGTCGCCCGTGAAGCCGGCGTCAGCAAAGGCGGGCTGCTCTACCACTTCCCCAGCAAGGACGCCCTGGCCCTCGCGCTGCTCCACCGCGAACTCGACGCGTTCGACGCCGCCCTGGACGCCCACATCGCCGCCGACCCGGACACGCACGGCGCCTTTACGCGCGCGTACCTGAACCTCAGCCTCACCCCCAACCCCCACCTCGGACCGCTATTCACGCTCGCCGCGCAGAACCTCGGCGACGACCTGCTCACGCCCATCCGCGCGCGCTACGCCACCTACCGCGCCCGTACCGAAGCCGACGGCGTACCCGGCGCCGTCGCGCACCTCATCGTCCACGCCGCAGACGGCCTGTGGTTCACGGACCTGTTGGGCCTCGCGCCGCTCACGGCCACGCAGCGCGCCGACCTGCACGCCTTCGCCCTCGACCTGCTGCACCGGGGCCGCCCCACATGA
- the recF gene encoding DNA replication/repair protein RecF (All proteins in this family for which functions are known are DNA-binding proteins that assist the filamentation of RecA onto DNA for the initiation of recombination or recombinational repair.), whose product MHLRALTTLHYRNLSPATLDLPRGITSIWGENGAGKTNLLEAAYLALTGLTNAPRVEQLVTRGEREGYVRADLHSGGSTSILEVGLARGRRHVKVDGVRARSSDLPRGSAVWIRPEDSDLVYGSPSARRAYLDALLSRLSVRYAHQLSRFERTLTQRNAALKSGETWAMDVWDDALVTLGSELMTMRRRVLVRLAELTQAAHTQLGGHKPLTLALTESTTPETYLADLAARRAEELARGQTVIGPHRDDLALTLDLFPAADFASRGEARTVALALRKAELDLLRERYGENPVLLIDDFTAELDPNRRQFLLDLAHSVPQALVTGTEHAPGARLTLRAESGTFMPDAAQQPLPAEATP is encoded by the coding sequence GTGCACCTGCGCGCCCTCACCACCCTGCATTACCGCAACCTCAGCCCCGCCACGCTGGACCTCCCGCGCGGCATCACCAGCATCTGGGGCGAAAACGGCGCAGGCAAAACCAACCTGCTGGAAGCCGCGTACCTCGCGCTCACCGGCCTCACCAACGCCCCCCGCGTCGAACAGCTCGTCACCCGCGGCGAACGCGAAGGCTACGTCCGCGCGGACCTCCACTCCGGCGGCAGCACCAGCATCCTCGAAGTCGGCCTCGCCCGCGGACGACGCCACGTGAAGGTCGACGGCGTCCGCGCCCGCAGCAGCGACCTCCCGCGCGGCAGCGCCGTCTGGATCCGCCCCGAAGACAGCGACCTCGTGTACGGCAGCCCCAGCGCCCGCCGCGCCTACCTCGACGCGCTCCTCTCGCGTCTCAGCGTCCGCTACGCCCACCAGCTCAGCCGCTTTGAGCGCACCCTCACGCAACGCAACGCCGCCCTCAAAAGCGGCGAAACGTGGGCCATGGACGTCTGGGACGACGCGCTCGTCACGCTCGGCAGCGAACTCATGACCATGCGCCGCCGCGTCCTCGTGCGCCTCGCGGAACTCACGCAGGCCGCCCACACGCAGCTCGGCGGGCACAAACCCCTCACGCTCGCCCTCACCGAAAGCACCACGCCCGAAACGTACCTGGCGGACCTGGCCGCCCGCCGCGCCGAAGAGCTCGCACGCGGCCAGACCGTCATCGGCCCGCACCGCGACGACCTCGCCCTCACCCTCGACCTGTTCCCAGCCGCGGACTTCGCCAGCCGCGGCGAGGCCCGCACCGTCGCCCTCGCCCTGCGCAAAGCGGAACTCGACCTGCTGCGCGAACGCTACGGCGAGAACCCTGTGCTGCTCATCGACGACTTCACCGCGGAACTCGACCCGAACCGCCGCCAGTTCCTGCTGGACCTCGCGCACAGCGTCCCGCAAGCCCTCGTGACCGGCACCGAGCACGCCCCGGGCGCGCGCCTCACCCTCCGCGCCGAAAGCGGCACCTTCATGCCCGACGCCGCCCAGCAACCCCTGCCGGCGGAGGCCACCCCATGA
- a CDS encoding DUF721 domain-containing protein, with the protein MSRRGGGPRNMSALLQQTLGKHRLARGVGRARAILAWPGVVGPELARLTRARSQHGPVLYVEARDHVLANFLTMQRMMFLERLQAALGDESVTELRFTVGTIHHKPAAPPPEPLPAPDREAARRMASATQGSDLHRVTLKAAEAVTRARRWRERQGYRPCPICGEPTPEHPCKACQVTLQNPVVRRAAHTLTRDPDRYPHLVTSLTESGADAARYLALGTLQEQLEVLALECVRSGGEAHYREFLAQQADTYLSLTLRKPRALLTPQDRRALPERVQHVLNA; encoded by the coding sequence ATGAGCCGCCGCGGCGGTGGCCCCCGCAACATGAGCGCCCTGCTGCAGCAGACGCTCGGCAAACACCGCCTCGCCCGCGGCGTCGGCCGCGCCCGCGCCATTCTCGCGTGGCCCGGCGTGGTCGGCCCGGAACTCGCCCGCCTCACCCGTGCCCGCAGCCAGCACGGCCCCGTCCTGTACGTGGAAGCGCGCGACCACGTCCTCGCCAACTTCCTGACCATGCAGCGCATGATGTTCCTCGAACGTCTCCAGGCGGCCCTCGGCGACGAGAGCGTCACGGAGCTGCGCTTCACGGTGGGCACCATCCACCACAAACCCGCCGCGCCCCCACCCGAACCGCTGCCCGCCCCGGACCGCGAGGCCGCGCGGCGCATGGCGAGCGCCACGCAGGGCAGCGACCTGCACCGCGTCACCCTGAAAGCCGCCGAGGCCGTCACGCGCGCGCGCCGCTGGCGTGAACGCCAGGGCTACCGCCCCTGCCCGATCTGCGGGGAACCCACCCCCGAACACCCCTGCAAGGCCTGCCAAGTGACCCTGCAGAACCCCGTGGTGCGCCGCGCCGCGCACACCCTCACCCGCGACCCGGACCGCTACCCGCACCTCGTCACGTCGCTGACGGAGAGCGGCGCGGACGCCGCGCGGTACCTCGCGCTCGGCACGCTGCAGGAGCAGCTGGAGGTGCTGGCCCTCGAATGCGTGCGCAGCGGCGGCGAAGCCCACTACCGCGAGTTCCTCGCCCAGCAGGCCGACACGTACCTCTCCCTGACGCTCCGCAAACCGCGCGCCCTGCTGACCCCGCAGGACCGCCGGGCCCTGCCGGAGCGCGTGCAGCACGTCCTGAACGCCTGA
- a CDS encoding MogA/MoaB family molybdenum cofactor biosynthesis protein, with protein sequence MSRPDHQQQAPHTVRVAVLTISDTRTPDTDESGTYLQAHLRADGHDVTGYSIVPDDGVQIRAAIMALMPVAQVILTTGGTGIAGRDVTIPVVEGLFTKALPGFGELFRMLSYREVGGAAMLSRATGGLAGETLIFALPGSLNAVQTAWTGLLRTELGHLVHEVFRQGQVRP encoded by the coding sequence ATGAGCCGCCCCGACCATCAACAGCAGGCCCCCCACACGGTGCGCGTCGCCGTCCTGACCATCAGCGACACGCGCACCCCCGACACGGACGAGAGCGGCACGTACCTGCAGGCGCACCTGCGCGCCGACGGGCACGACGTGACGGGGTACAGCATCGTGCCGGACGACGGCGTGCAGATCCGCGCGGCGATCATGGCGTTGATGCCGGTCGCGCAGGTGATCCTCACGACCGGCGGGACTGGCATCGCGGGGCGGGACGTGACCATCCCGGTGGTGGAGGGCCTGTTCACGAAGGCGCTGCCGGGGTTCGGTGAGCTGTTCCGCATGCTGAGCTACCGTGAGGTGGGCGGCGCGGCGATGCTGTCCCGCGCGACGGGCGGCCTGGCCGGAGAGACGCTGATCTTCGCGCTGCCGGGCAGCCTGAACGCCGTGCAGACCGCCTGGACGGGGCTGCTCCGCACGGAACTCGGGCACCTCGTGCATGAGGTGTTCCGGCAGGGGCAGGTGCGGCCCTGA
- a CDS encoding ferritin-like domain-containing protein yields MTQSSTPLNAPTSRRQALRTLGLLGVGVGVTACAPALLDLSNLAGLPATSVDAAVLNFALNLEYLEAAFYLAATGRLAELQGVGGDAEIRLPAGLTGVPFQNTDVRDFANELASDEIAHVKFLIQTITALGGTPVPRPVIDLNGAFDAAGQAASGGAIKGFNPFLNDLFFLHGAYIFEDVGVTAYKGASPLINDDRPGGVLEQAAGILAVEGYHAGAIRSMLYERRDQEAAAGLTVAQVTKAISDLRDTADGAGDKDQGLTEPFRPGDANIVLSDANAVAFSRLPREVLNIVYLQPGAKSGGFFPNGVNGLIK; encoded by the coding sequence ATGACCCAGTCCTCAACCCCCCTGAACGCGCCCACGTCGCGCCGCCAGGCCCTGCGCACCCTCGGCCTGCTCGGCGTGGGCGTCGGCGTGACCGCCTGCGCGCCCGCCCTGCTGGACCTCTCGAACCTTGCGGGCCTCCCCGCAACGAGCGTCGACGCGGCCGTCCTGAACTTCGCCCTGAACCTCGAGTACCTCGAAGCGGCCTTCTACCTGGCCGCCACCGGCCGCCTCGCGGAACTGCAGGGCGTCGGCGGCGACGCGGAAATCCGCCTGCCCGCCGGCCTGACCGGCGTGCCCTTCCAGAACACCGACGTGCGCGATTTCGCGAACGAACTCGCCAGTGACGAGATCGCCCACGTGAAGTTCCTGATTCAGACCATCACGGCGCTCGGTGGGACGCCCGTGCCGCGCCCCGTCATCGACCTGAACGGCGCGTTCGACGCGGCCGGGCAGGCCGCGAGCGGCGGCGCCATCAAGGGCTTCAACCCGTTCCTGAATGACCTGTTCTTCCTGCACGGTGCGTACATCTTCGAGGACGTCGGCGTCACCGCGTACAAGGGCGCGTCGCCGCTCATCAACGACGACCGCCCCGGCGGCGTGCTCGAACAGGCCGCCGGCATCCTCGCCGTCGAGGGGTACCACGCGGGCGCGATTCGCAGCATGCTGTACGAACGCCGCGATCAGGAAGCCGCCGCGGGCCTCACGGTCGCGCAGGTCACGAAGGCCATCAGCGACCTGCGCGATACCGCTGATGGTGCGGGCGACAAGGACCAGGGCCTCACCGAACCGTTCCGCCCGGGCGACGCGAACATCGTCCTGTCCGACGCGAACGCGGTGGCGTTCAGCCGCCTGCCCCGCGAGGTCCTGAACATCGTCTACCTCCAGCCGGGCGCGAAGAGCGGCGGGTTCTTCCCGAACGGCGTGAACGGCCTCATCAAGTGA
- a CDS encoding ferritin-like domain-containing protein, whose translation MSPEGTTPHAPTSRRQFLRGLGVAGAGVALASCAPSTTPRADKPNLDVDILNFALNLEYLETAFYLMATGRIRELGGLGGNAEIRVPDGVTGLAPMTFQSGDIRDFANELATNELSHVRFLIQTITALGGVPIPRPVLDIGPAFTAAANAATGGRITDFNPFRDDTSFLLASHTLEDVGVTAYKGASPLIRDRKPGGVLEQAAGILAVEGYHMGSTRYQLYKRRAQEVAPGLTVAQVSKGISDLRDSLDGAADKDQGIADAPRPNESNIVPTDENGVAFSRAPREVLNIVYQKADAASGGFFPNGVNGNLK comes from the coding sequence ATGAGCCCAGAAGGCACCACCCCCCACGCGCCCACCTCGCGCCGCCAGTTCCTGCGTGGCCTCGGCGTGGCCGGCGCTGGCGTCGCCCTCGCCAGTTGCGCGCCCAGCACCACCCCCCGCGCCGACAAGCCCAACCTCGACGTCGACATCCTGAACTTCGCCCTGAACCTCGAATACCTCGAGACGGCCTTCTACCTCATGGCCACCGGCCGCATCCGCGAACTCGGCGGCCTCGGCGGGAACGCCGAGATTCGCGTGCCCGACGGCGTCACCGGCCTCGCGCCCATGACGTTCCAGTCGGGCGACATCCGCGACTTCGCGAACGAACTCGCCACCAACGAACTCTCGCACGTGCGCTTCCTGATTCAGACCATCACCGCGCTCGGCGGCGTGCCCATTCCCCGCCCCGTGCTCGACATCGGCCCGGCGTTCACCGCCGCCGCGAACGCCGCCACTGGCGGGCGCATTACGGACTTCAACCCCTTCCGGGATGACACGTCCTTCCTGCTGGCGAGCCACACCCTGGAGGACGTCGGCGTCACCGCGTACAAGGGCGCATCGCCGCTCATCCGTGACCGCAAGCCCGGCGGCGTGCTCGAACAGGCCGCCGGCATCCTCGCCGTCGAGGGATACCACATGGGCTCCACCCGGTACCAGCTGTACAAGCGCCGCGCGCAGGAAGTCGCGCCGGGCCTCACGGTCGCGCAGGTATCCAAGGGCATCAGCGACCTGCGCGACAGCCTCGACGGCGCCGCCGACAAGGATCAGGGCATCGCCGACGCCCCCCGCCCGAATGAGTCCAACATCGTGCCCACCGACGAGAACGGCGTGGCGTTCAGCCGCGCGCCCCGCGAGGTCCTGAACATCGTCTACCAGAAGGCGGACGCGGCCAGCGGCGGGTTCTTCCCGAACGGCGTGAACGGCAACCTCAAGTAA
- a CDS encoding valine--tRNA ligase — protein MQEHPIPDTNDTALSKAFDPASVEPKWARIWAQEPFRADATSSKPPFTIVIPPPNVTGNLHLGHALDNTLIDTLIRYKRMAGFEALYLPGTDHAGISTQVVVERQLKVEGKTRFDLGRDAFLERVWAWKQESGGTILNQLQRLGVSADWTRERFTMDEGLSRAVRHEFVRLYHEGLAYRGERMVNWDPASQTTLSDLEIDREVRKGKMTTLRYALEDQTLAASNGEAGEILIATVRPETIFADQAIAVHPTDARFAHLVGQRARIPLTDRFIPIIADEAVEMEFGVGALKITPAHDPTDFEVGERHSLSRPSVIDLNGHLTSDLVPEAFRGLERFDARKKVIAALHEAGAVVEEKDHQTAIGLSERTKVPVEPIISTQWFVRMKPMADAVLAGLDRGDMQLVPDRYTKVNRDWLENIRDWNISRQLWWGHRIPAWYDDAGNVYVPDLENPDLDCDQDPRYAHLNLRRDPDVFDTWFSSNLWPFSTLGWPDEASEDYRKFYPTQVLVTGYDILFFWVARMQMAAYHFTGRAPFSTIMLHGLYLDAKGQKMSKSKGNGVDPLELFEQYGVDAARFAFTYLSTGGQDIKHDPRRFEQGRNFANKLWNAARFAFMNLEGEPEAGEATLADRWIRSRLNDTVREVTAHLDAFDIGAAIRTAYAFTWDEFCDWYIEAAKPALRARNAATRATLKDVLEGILKLLHPFMPFITSEIYEALNHKRQLAVHSWPKHNPDAFDAEATRAFAALRATVSAARSLKSELGLSPQDRLGVVVEGELLGTIQENRAVVESIARVNIQDALEGRTLSAIEAGVTVRAPLEGTVDLQDWLGKQQKRLVELNKQIQQAQGKLSNEGFVARAPQDVIDEERRRVTDFTAQKERLEQVLQQFA, from the coding sequence ATGCAGGAACACCCCATCCCCGACACGAACGACACCGCGCTCAGCAAAGCCTTCGACCCCGCCAGCGTCGAGCCGAAATGGGCGCGTATCTGGGCGCAGGAGCCGTTCCGCGCGGACGCAACCAGCAGCAAACCCCCGTTCACGATCGTCATTCCGCCGCCGAACGTCACCGGGAACCTCCACCTCGGGCACGCGCTCGACAACACCCTTATCGACACGCTGATTCGCTACAAGCGCATGGCGGGCTTCGAGGCGCTGTACCTGCCGGGCACGGACCACGCCGGCATCAGCACGCAGGTGGTCGTCGAGCGGCAACTGAAGGTTGAAGGCAAGACCCGCTTCGACCTGGGCCGCGACGCGTTCCTGGAGCGCGTGTGGGCGTGGAAGCAGGAGTCCGGCGGGACGATCCTGAATCAGCTGCAGCGCCTCGGCGTGAGCGCCGACTGGACGCGCGAGCGCTTCACGATGGATGAGGGCCTGTCGCGCGCCGTGCGGCACGAGTTCGTGCGCCTGTACCACGAGGGCCTCGCGTACCGCGGCGAACGCATGGTGAACTGGGACCCGGCCAGCCAGACGACGCTCAGCGACCTCGAAATCGACCGCGAGGTCCGCAAGGGCAAGATGACCACCCTCCGGTACGCCCTGGAGGACCAGACGCTCGCGGCGAGCAACGGCGAGGCCGGGGAAATCCTGATCGCCACGGTCCGCCCGGAGACGATCTTCGCGGACCAGGCCATTGCCGTACACCCCACAGACGCGCGCTTCGCGCACCTCGTCGGGCAGCGCGCCCGCATCCCCCTCACGGACCGGTTCATTCCGATCATTGCGGATGAGGCCGTCGAGATGGAGTTCGGCGTGGGCGCCCTGAAGATCACGCCCGCGCACGACCCGACCGACTTCGAGGTGGGCGAACGCCACAGCCTCTCCCGCCCCAGCGTCATCGACCTGAACGGGCACCTCACTTCGGACCTCGTGCCGGAAGCGTTCCGCGGCCTGGAGCGCTTCGACGCGCGCAAGAAGGTCATCGCGGCGCTGCACGAGGCGGGCGCCGTCGTGGAGGAGAAGGACCACCAGACGGCCATCGGCCTGTCCGAACGCACCAAGGTGCCGGTCGAGCCGATCATCAGCACCCAGTGGTTCGTGCGCATGAAGCCCATGGCGGACGCCGTCCTCGCGGGCCTGGACCGCGGCGACATGCAGCTCGTCCCGGACCGCTACACCAAAGTGAACCGCGACTGGCTGGAGAACATCCGCGACTGGAACATCAGCCGCCAGTTGTGGTGGGGGCACCGCATTCCCGCGTGGTACGACGACGCCGGAAACGTGTACGTGCCGGACCTGGAGAACCCGGACCTCGACTGCGATCAGGACCCCCGCTACGCGCACCTGAACCTGCGCCGCGACCCGGACGTGTTCGACACGTGGTTCAGCAGCAACCTGTGGCCGTTCAGCACGCTCGGCTGGCCGGACGAGGCCAGCGAGGACTACCGCAAGTTCTACCCCACGCAGGTGCTCGTCACCGGGTACGACATCCTGTTCTTCTGGGTGGCGCGCATGCAGATGGCCGCGTACCACTTCACGGGGCGCGCGCCGTTCAGCACCATCATGCTGCACGGCCTGTACCTGGACGCGAAGGGCCAGAAGATGAGCAAGAGCAAGGGCAACGGCGTGGACCCGCTGGAGCTCTTCGAGCAGTACGGCGTGGACGCCGCACGCTTCGCGTTCACGTACCTCAGCACGGGCGGGCAGGACATCAAGCACGACCCGCGCCGCTTCGAGCAGGGCCGCAACTTCGCGAACAAACTGTGGAACGCCGCGCGCTTCGCGTTCATGAACCTCGAAGGCGAGCCGGAAGCGGGCGAAGCGACCCTCGCGGACCGCTGGATTCGCAGCCGCCTGAACGACACGGTCCGCGAAGTGACCGCGCACCTCGACGCGTTCGACATCGGCGCGGCCATCCGCACGGCGTACGCCTTCACGTGGGATGAGTTCTGCGACTGGTACATCGAGGCGGCCAAACCCGCCCTGCGCGCCCGCAACGCCGCCACGCGCGCCACCCTCAAGGACGTGCTGGAAGGCATCCTGAAGCTCCTGCACCCGTTCATGCCGTTCATCACGAGCGAAATCTACGAGGCGCTGAACCACAAGCGGCAGCTCGCCGTGCACTCCTGGCCGAAACACAACCCGGACGCGTTCGACGCGGAAGCGACGCGGGCGTTCGCCGCGCTGCGCGCCACCGTGAGCGCCGCGCGCAGCCTCAAGAGCGAACTGGGCCTCAGCCCGCAGGACCGCCTGGGCGTCGTCGTGGAAGGCGAACTGCTGGGCACCATTCAGGAGAACCGCGCCGTCGTGGAAAGCATCGCGCGCGTGAACATCCAGGACGCCCTGGAGGGCCGCACGCTGAGCGCCATCGAGGCGGGCGTGACGGTGCGCGCGCCCCTGGAGGGGACCGTGGACCTCCAAGACTGGCTCGGCAAGCAGCAGAAACGTCTCGTGGAGCTGAACAAGCAGATCCAGCAGGCGCAGGGCAAACTCAGCAATGAGGGCTTCGTGGCGCGCGCGCCGCAGGACGTCATTGACGAGGAGCGGCGCCGCGTGACGGACTTCACTGCGCAGAAGGAACGACTGGAGCAGGTGCTGCAACAGTTCGCTTGA
- a CDS encoding CARDB domain-containing protein produces the protein MARLRVRSLLALAALLGSAASARVSVGSPLFVSATAAPGETIKGTLLLQNTASTPARARLYLTDYRFSPEGGRQFDAPGSHPRSSGPWVSLGQEVVVVPANGTLEVPYTIHVPERVAQTGSYWNLVMVEPVDENDALVSGALPSGMTFKQVTRYAVQLLTNVGADAKPVVAFKNPVINKSTAGKPLLNVTLENTGTQYVALNVYAEVYAAGKLVRRVDVEGSRLYPGTSEREAIELPLTEVGDYQILVVADGGENKLFGVRYNLNIPK, from the coding sequence ATGGCGCGTCTGCGTGTCCGTTCCCTGCTGGCTCTGGCGGCGCTGCTGGGCTCCGCCGCGAGCGCCCGCGTCAGCGTCGGCAGCCCCCTGTTCGTAAGTGCGACGGCCGCGCCCGGCGAGACGATCAAGGGGACGCTGCTGCTGCAGAACACCGCGAGTACGCCCGCGCGGGCGCGCCTGTACCTCACCGACTACCGCTTCTCCCCGGAAGGCGGTCGTCAGTTCGACGCGCCCGGCAGCCACCCACGCTCCAGTGGGCCGTGGGTGAGTCTCGGGCAGGAGGTCGTGGTGGTGCCGGCGAACGGCACGCTGGAAGTGCCGTACACCATCCACGTTCCGGAGCGCGTGGCGCAGACCGGCAGCTACTGGAACCTCGTGATGGTGGAACCGGTCGACGAGAACGACGCGCTCGTCAGTGGCGCCCTACCGAGCGGTATGACCTTCAAGCAGGTCACGCGGTACGCGGTGCAGCTGCTCACGAACGTGGGCGCGGACGCCAAACCCGTGGTGGCGTTCAAGAATCCCGTCATCAACAAGTCGACCGCCGGGAAGCCCCTGCTGAACGTGACGCTGGAGAACACCGGCACGCAGTACGTGGCCCTGAACGTGTACGCCGAGGTGTACGCGGCGGGGAAGCTGGTGCGGCGCGTGGATGTGGAAGGCAGCCGCCTGTACCCGGGCACGTCGGAGCGGGAAGCTATTGAGTTGCCCCTCACGGAGGTGGGCGACTACCAGATTCTCGTGGTCGCGGACGGCGGGGAAAACAAGCTCTTCGGCGTGCGCTACAACCTGAACATCCCGAAGTGA